A window of the Thalassospira indica genome harbors these coding sequences:
- a CDS encoding 50S ribosomal protein L25/general stress protein Ctc, with protein sequence MANSVITAEIRERAGKGAARAVRRAGMVPGVIYGAKQEAVLFQVDPRPLWKLLHAPGFYSHVLTVQVGKEKYEVLPRDVQFDKVSDEILHVDFLRFSKGQTINVEVPVRFVNEEKSPGLKKGGVLNIVRHDVEVLCAPSAIPEELVFDLTGVEVGDSIHISAIKLPKGVELTITDRDFTVATVAAPSALRSEENESSDEEGEEEAATEE encoded by the coding sequence ATGGCAAATTCTGTTATCACTGCGGAAATCCGTGAACGGGCCGGAAAGGGGGCCGCCCGTGCCGTGCGTCGTGCCGGTATGGTCCCTGGTGTTATCTATGGTGCAAAACAGGAAGCTGTTCTGTTCCAGGTTGACCCGCGTCCGCTTTGGAAACTTCTGCATGCGCCGGGCTTCTATTCCCACGTTCTGACCGTTCAGGTTGGCAAAGAGAAATACGAAGTTCTGCCGCGCGACGTTCAGTTCGACAAAGTATCTGACGAAATTCTGCACGTTGACTTCCTGCGCTTCTCCAAAGGCCAGACGATCAACGTTGAAGTTCCGGTTCGCTTCGTAAACGAAGAGAAATCCCCGGGCCTCAAAAAAGGCGGTGTTCTGAACATCGTTCGTCACGACGTCGAAGTTCTTTGCGCACCGTCTGCAATTCCGGAAGAACTGGTCTTTGACCTGACCGGTGTTGAAGTTGGTGACTCGATCCACATTTCGGCGATCAAACTGCCGAAAGGTGTCGAGCTTACGATTACCGATCGTGACTTCACGGTCGCAACCGTTGCTGCGCCGTCTGCTCTGCGTTCGGAAGAGAACGAATCTTCTGACGAAGAAGGCGAAGAAGAAGCAGCGACCGAAGAATAA
- a CDS encoding class I SAM-dependent methyltransferase, with translation MSSATDSPLLAHIKRRINVSGPITIADFMTEALAHPEHGYYRKQDPFGRAGDFITAPEVSQMFGELIGLWAAVTWQQMGSPPKIDLIELGPGRGTLMSDALRAVRNVPGIGDALTVRFVETSPVLRTHQQTSIMAYGIPATWHETFDDIPTRANVPAIVIGNEFFDALPIRQFERGEKGWAERLVGLDAKTGELGFVRGAETPITDALIPVTMRGAAKKGDIFESCAPAIAIADQIARRLNETGGGALFIDYGHPGSAFGDTFQALKGHEYHPVLSDPGDADLTAHVDFAAIGRAMNEAGARTGAVLTQGTFLRMLGIEQRAEHLKTSADDTQKTAIDQALSRLIDADQMGTLFKVLIAYGRDTTPPPCVSGVAG, from the coding sequence ATGAGTTCTGCGACCGACAGCCCGCTTTTGGCCCATATCAAACGCCGGATCAATGTATCGGGACCGATCACCATTGCCGATTTCATGACCGAGGCACTGGCCCATCCTGAGCACGGCTATTACCGCAAGCAGGACCCGTTCGGGCGTGCCGGTGACTTCATCACCGCACCAGAAGTCAGCCAGATGTTTGGCGAGTTGATCGGCCTTTGGGCGGCGGTCACCTGGCAACAGATGGGCAGCCCGCCGAAAATCGATCTGATCGAATTGGGGCCGGGACGGGGAACATTGATGTCAGACGCGCTGCGTGCGGTGCGCAATGTGCCGGGCATTGGCGATGCATTGACCGTTCGTTTTGTTGAAACCAGCCCGGTTTTGCGCACCCATCAACAAACATCGATCATGGCGTACGGCATTCCCGCCACTTGGCATGAAACGTTTGATGACATTCCGACCCGCGCCAACGTCCCGGCGATTGTGATCGGCAATGAGTTCTTTGACGCGCTGCCAATCCGGCAATTCGAGCGCGGCGAGAAAGGCTGGGCCGAACGTTTGGTCGGGCTTGATGCCAAAACCGGCGAACTTGGTTTTGTCCGAGGTGCTGAAACGCCGATCACGGATGCGCTGATTCCGGTCACCATGCGCGGGGCTGCGAAGAAGGGTGATATCTTTGAAAGCTGTGCCCCGGCAATTGCCATTGCCGATCAAATTGCACGGCGCCTGAATGAAACGGGTGGCGGGGCCCTGTTTATTGATTATGGTCACCCGGGCAGTGCGTTTGGCGATACGTTCCAGGCGCTCAAGGGCCATGAATATCACCCGGTTCTGAGCGATCCGGGCGATGCCGATTTGACGGCGCATGTTGATTTTGCCGCCATCGGGCGGGCAATGAACGAGGCGGGTGCGCGCACCGGTGCAGTCCTGACCCAAGGGACGTTTTTACGGATGCTTGGCATCGAACAGCGGGCCGAGCATTTGAAAACCAGTGCCGATGATACCCAGAAAACCGCGATTGATCAGGCGTTGTCGCGGTTGATCGATGCCGATCAGATGGGAACGCTTTTTAAAGTTCTGATCGCGTATGGTCGCGATACCACCCCGCCGCCTTGCGTCAGTGGCGTGGCGGGCTAA
- a CDS encoding glutamine amidotransferase-related protein has translation MNDLSPKNRILLVFNSATGQPGRLGTVMRRYGFEFDIRRPGEGDQLPTDLGKYHLVVVFGGPMSANDDHLDNVRAIMNWLPHVVASDAMYLGICLGAQMMARHLGADVVPHPEGMTEIGYYPVQATEAGEHLFPDELMVYHWHSEGFGIPDGAELVATGPTFPHQAYHIDERIWGIQFHPEVDDEAHERWLSNAADKTDRPNAQCPDTQRAGRAKYDAAFGAWFERFAEKVLVKNRMSCDVGQSR, from the coding sequence ATGAACGATCTGAGCCCGAAAAACCGCATTCTACTTGTTTTCAACTCTGCCACCGGACAACCGGGGCGGTTGGGAACGGTGATGCGCCGCTACGGGTTTGAGTTCGATATTCGCCGTCCCGGTGAAGGCGATCAGCTTCCGACTGATCTTGGCAAATATCATCTGGTTGTCGTGTTTGGCGGCCCGATGAGTGCCAATGACGATCATCTGGATAATGTGCGTGCAATCATGAACTGGCTGCCGCATGTGGTGGCCAGTGATGCGATGTATCTGGGCATTTGCCTTGGCGCGCAGATGATGGCGCGCCATCTTGGCGCGGATGTTGTGCCCCATCCCGAAGGCATGACCGAAATCGGCTATTACCCGGTGCAGGCGACAGAAGCCGGCGAGCACCTGTTTCCTGATGAACTGATGGTTTATCACTGGCACAGTGAAGGGTTTGGCATTCCCGACGGGGCGGAACTGGTTGCGACCGGCCCGACATTCCCCCATCAGGCCTATCACATTGACGAGCGCATCTGGGGCATTCAGTTCCACCCCGAGGTGGATGACGAAGCCCATGAACGCTGGCTTTCGAATGCGGCCGACAAGACCGACCGTCCGAACGCCCAATGCCCCGATACCCAGCGGGCAGGGCGGGCGAAATATGATGCGGCCTTCGGGGCGTGGTTTGAGCGCTTTGCCGAGAAGGTTCTGGTCAAGAACCGCATGTCATGTGATGTCGGGCAGAGCCGTTAA
- a CDS encoding ribose-phosphate pyrophosphokinase has translation MKILAGNSNRPLAEAIADHLNLPLTRADVKRFSDEEIWCEIQENVRGEDVFVIQSTSYPANDNLMELLVMLDALRRGSARRITAVMPYFGYARQDRKSGPRTPISAKLVANLITVAGADRVLTMDLHAGQIQGFFDIPLDNLFASPVLTSDIRNKFDGQKLVIVSPDVGGVARARSVAKRLDAELAIIDKRRPQAGVSEVMNVIGDVKDAACILVDDIVDSAGTLCNAAGALKERGASSVAAYVSHGVLSGPAVERIANSPMTEVVTSDSIKASDAVRDCGKIRQLPIAPLMAEAIRRISEEKSVSVLFD, from the coding sequence ATGAAGATCCTCGCTGGTAACAGTAACCGCCCGTTGGCTGAGGCAATTGCTGACCATCTTAATCTGCCGCTTACCCGTGCAGATGTTAAGCGTTTCTCTGATGAGGAAATCTGGTGCGAAATACAAGAAAACGTCCGCGGTGAGGACGTTTTTGTCATTCAGAGCACCTCTTATCCCGCAAACGACAACCTGATGGAACTGCTGGTGATGCTTGATGCGCTGCGCCGCGGTTCGGCACGTCGTATCACGGCTGTGATGCCGTATTTCGGCTATGCCCGTCAGGACCGTAAATCGGGCCCCCGTACCCCGATTTCGGCGAAACTGGTTGCCAACCTGATCACGGTTGCCGGTGCAGACCGCGTTCTGACCATGGATCTCCATGCCGGTCAGATTCAGGGCTTCTTTGATATTCCGCTTGATAACCTGTTTGCATCGCCGGTTCTGACCAGCGACATCCGCAACAAGTTTGACGGCCAGAAACTGGTCATCGTCAGCCCGGACGTTGGTGGTGTGGCCCGTGCGCGTTCGGTTGCAAAACGTCTGGATGCGGAACTGGCCATCATCGACAAACGTCGTCCGCAGGCCGGTGTTTCCGAAGTCATGAACGTTATTGGTGACGTCAAGGACGCGGCATGCATCCTGGTCGATGACATCGTTGATTCTGCGGGTACGCTTTGCAATGCGGCCGGTGCGCTTAAAGAACGTGGTGCATCGTCGGTTGCGGCCTATGTTTCGCATGGTGTTCTGTCGGGTCCGGCGGTTGAGCGTATTGCCAACTCCCCGATGACCGAAGTTGTGACCAGTGACTCGATCAAGGCATCCGATGCGGTGCGTGATTGTGGAAAAATCAGACAGCTTCCGATTGCACCGCTGATGGCAGAAGCCATCCGCCGCATTTCGGAAGAAAAATCTGTTTCCGTTCTTTTCGATTGA
- the pth gene encoding aminoacyl-tRNA hydrolase: MFLVVGLGNPGSGYAANRHNIGFMAADELVRRYSFGPWRKKFQGQISEGELNGQKVLVLKPETFMNLSGQSVGEVLRFYKIPVEDVIVLHDELDLPPGKLRVKRGGGHGGHNGLRSIDAHCGKEYRRVRLGIGHPGEKSRVHGHVLGDFSKAEQDGWLMTLLDAVAAEFGRLTKGDDGGFMSKVSAIVSPPKTKAPKKDKPAADKPGGDKGEKGEKDKDASTEPQAGEGINDLSGAAKVRLERADTPVSNAASAMAEALAKAFGKKK, translated from the coding sequence ATGTTTCTGGTGGTTGGATTGGGAAACCCGGGATCGGGATATGCCGCCAATCGTCACAACATTGGCTTCATGGCGGCGGACGAACTCGTCCGCCGCTATTCTTTTGGTCCCTGGCGTAAGAAATTCCAGGGCCAGATTTCCGAAGGTGAATTGAACGGCCAAAAGGTTCTGGTTTTGAAACCGGAAACCTTCATGAACCTTTCGGGGCAAAGCGTTGGCGAAGTGCTGCGCTTTTACAAGATTCCGGTCGAAGACGTTATTGTCCTGCATGATGAGCTGGACCTGCCACCGGGCAAGCTGCGCGTCAAACGCGGCGGCGGCCATGGTGGCCATAACGGTTTGCGATCAATTGACGCCCATTGTGGCAAGGAATATCGCCGCGTTCGTTTGGGCATTGGTCATCCGGGGGAAAAATCCCGCGTGCATGGTCATGTTCTTGGGGATTTCTCCAAGGCCGAACAGGATGGCTGGCTGATGACGCTTCTGGATGCGGTGGCAGCGGAATTCGGGCGCCTGACCAAGGGCGATGATGGCGGCTTTATGAGCAAGGTTTCCGCCATTGTTTCACCGCCCAAGACAAAGGCGCCGAAAAAAGACAAACCGGCCGCCGACAAGCCCGGGGGCGATAAGGGCGAAAAGGGCGAGAAAGACAAAGATGCATCAACCGAGCCGCAGGCAGGTGAAGGCATCAATGATCTTTCAGGGGCGGCAAAGGTGCGGCTTGAACGCGCCGATACCCCGGTAAGTAATGCAGCCTCGGCCATGGCCGAAGCGCTTGCCAAGGCATTTGGCAAAAAGAAATAG
- the ychF gene encoding redox-regulated ATPase YchF, whose translation MGFKCGIVGLPNVGKSTLFNALTQTAAAEAANFPFCTIEPNTGRVSVPDERLDKIAAIANSANIIPTQLEFVDIAGLVRGASKGEGLGNQFLANIRETDAIVHVLRCFEDDDITHVDNSVDPVRDAETIETELMLADMESLEKRIPGLQKKARSNDKDAKLAMDLIERALEVLREGKPARVVEIDGEDEAKAFRMLQLLTSKPILYVCNVDEDSAAEGNELSAKVAAMAEAQGARSVVISAAIEAEVALLDSAEDKKEFLEGLGLSETGLARIIREGYKLLNLLTFFTVGPKEARAWTVFKGATAPNAAGVIHTDFERGFIKAETIAYDDFIEFNGEAGARDAGKLRQEGKTYIVKDGDIFHFKFNV comes from the coding sequence ATGGGATTCAAATGCGGTATTGTCGGTCTGCCCAACGTTGGTAAATCGACCCTTTTTAACGCCCTGACCCAGACGGCAGCAGCCGAGGCAGCAAACTTCCCGTTCTGCACGATTGAGCCCAATACCGGTCGTGTCAGCGTCCCGGACGAGCGCCTTGACAAGATTGCGGCGATCGCAAATTCGGCCAACATCATTCCGACCCAGTTGGAATTTGTCGATATTGCTGGTCTGGTCCGTGGTGCATCGAAGGGCGAGGGCCTTGGCAACCAGTTCCTTGCGAACATTCGTGAAACCGATGCCATCGTTCACGTGCTGCGCTGTTTCGAAGATGACGACATCACCCATGTCGACAACTCGGTCGATCCGGTCCGTGATGCGGAAACCATCGAAACCGAGCTGATGCTGGCCGACATGGAAAGCCTGGAAAAACGTATTCCGGGTCTTCAGAAAAAGGCGCGTTCGAACGACAAGGACGCCAAGCTGGCGATGGATCTGATCGAGCGCGCGCTTGAAGTGCTGCGTGAAGGCAAGCCGGCCCGCGTGGTAGAAATTGACGGCGAAGACGAAGCCAAGGCGTTTCGTATGCTGCAGCTTCTGACCAGCAAGCCGATCCTTTATGTTTGCAACGTCGATGAAGACAGTGCGGCGGAAGGCAACGAACTTTCGGCCAAGGTTGCCGCCATGGCCGAGGCACAGGGTGCACGTTCGGTGGTGATTTCTGCTGCGATTGAGGCCGAAGTTGCCCTGCTTGACAGTGCTGAAGACAAGAAAGAGTTCCTTGAAGGCCTTGGTCTTTCGGAAACCGGCCTCGCGCGCATCATCCGCGAAGGCTACAAGCTGCTTAATCTTCTGACCTTCTTTACGGTCGGTCCGAAAGAGGCGCGCGCATGGACGGTGTTCAAGGGCGCGACCGCCCCGAATGCAGCCGGTGTCATTCACACCGATTTCGAGCGCGGCTTTATTAAGGCCGAAACCATCGCCTATGACGATTTCATCGAATTTAACGGTGAGGCGGGGGCGCGCGATGCCGGCAAGCTGCGTCAGGAAGGCAAGACCTATATCGTCAAGGACGGCGATATCTTCCACTTCAAATTCAACGTCTAA
- the lgt gene encoding prolipoprotein diacylglyceryl transferase yields MLSLAFPAIDPIAISIGPIAIRWYALAYIAGLLLGWKYVVYYCTKTPNIMSKRDVDDLLFWATLGVILGGRLGYILFYNLDYYLDNPANILKVWQGGMAFHGGFMGVIVAIILFARKRNISILAVLDAAAVATPIGLFFGRIANFINGELYGRTTDVAWGFVFPNGGPEPRHPSQLYEAALEGLILFVVLFILSRKAFVRHRPGILGGTFVAGYGISRIIVEFFRQPDAQLGYLAGGITMGQVLSIPMVLAGIGCIVYALKSKPIETRIHPKEAENA; encoded by the coding sequence ATGCTGAGTCTTGCCTTTCCGGCGATAGACCCGATTGCGATTTCCATCGGCCCGATTGCCATTCGCTGGTATGCGCTGGCTTATATTGCCGGTCTGCTGCTGGGCTGGAAATATGTGGTCTATTACTGCACCAAAACGCCCAACATCATGAGCAAACGCGATGTTGATGACTTGCTGTTCTGGGCAACGCTGGGCGTGATCCTTGGCGGGCGGTTGGGCTATATCCTGTTTTACAATCTGGATTATTATCTGGATAACCCGGCCAATATCCTCAAGGTCTGGCAGGGCGGTATGGCGTTCCATGGCGGGTTCATGGGGGTGATTGTTGCGATCATTCTGTTTGCCAGAAAGCGCAATATTTCGATCCTTGCCGTGCTGGACGCCGCAGCCGTGGCCACCCCGATTGGGCTGTTCTTTGGCCGGATTGCCAACTTCATCAATGGCGAATTGTATGGCCGCACCACCGATGTTGCGTGGGGCTTTGTATTCCCCAATGGCGGTCCGGAGCCGCGCCATCCAAGCCAGCTTTATGAAGCAGCGCTTGAAGGCCTGATCCTGTTTGTTGTGCTGTTTATCCTGTCGCGCAAGGCGTTCGTGCGCCATCGTCCGGGGATCCTTGGCGGGACGTTTGTTGCGGGTTACGGCATTTCGCGGATCATCGTCGAATTCTTCCGCCAGCCTGATGCGCAACTTGGTTACCTTGCCGGGGGCATTACCATGGGGCAGGTTCTGTCGATCCCGATGGTGCTGGCCGGGATTGGCTGCATTGTCTATGCGTTGAAATCCAAACCGATTGAAACCCGCATTCACCCCAAAGAAGCCGAAAACGCGTAA
- the pgeF gene encoding peptidoglycan editing factor PgeF, producing the protein MTHPISQVTNGIERSTNGLTWFEAGNLSDKDGLRHGFLSRKGGVSDGIHGGLNVGFGSDDDKDRVAENRARAASAFDTSPDRLTTVYQVHGIDVAVLDKPLSRDEAPKADAMVTDRPNIMLGILTADCTPVLFHDPVAGVIGACHSGWRGSHGGVSASTVDAMEKLGAKRENIHAAVGPCIARKSYEVDGTFRDTILAGPEGQEDLFDPSSCDGHFMFDLPEYVRRRTIATGVASVELVARDTLAEEDLFYSYRRTTLRKEPDYGRQLSAIMLTEA; encoded by the coding sequence ATGACACATCCGATCAGCCAGGTTACCAACGGGATCGAACGCAGCACCAACGGGCTGACCTGGTTTGAAGCCGGGAACCTGTCGGACAAGGACGGCCTGCGCCACGGGTTCTTAAGCCGCAAAGGCGGGGTCAGTGATGGTATCCATGGCGGGCTTAATGTCGGTTTCGGATCAGATGATGACAAAGACCGCGTGGCTGAAAATCGCGCCCGTGCGGCATCCGCGTTTGATACCAGCCCTGATCGACTGACCACGGTGTATCAGGTGCATGGCATTGATGTGGCCGTTCTGGACAAGCCGCTGTCGCGTGACGAAGCGCCCAAGGCCGATGCCATGGTCACAGATCGCCCGAACATCATGCTGGGTATTCTGACGGCTGATTGCACGCCGGTTCTGTTTCATGATCCGGTGGCCGGTGTGATCGGGGCCTGTCATTCCGGCTGGCGCGGATCGCATGGCGGTGTATCGGCCAGCACGGTCGATGCAATGGAAAAACTGGGGGCCAAACGCGAAAACATTCATGCGGCTGTTGGGCCCTGCATTGCGCGCAAATCCTATGAAGTTGATGGTACTTTCCGCGATACCATCCTTGCCGGACCGGAAGGCCAGGAAGACCTGTTTGATCCGTCGTCGTGCGACGGGCATTTCATGTTTGATCTGCCGGAATATGTCCGCCGCCGCACGATTGCCACCGGGGTTGCCTCGGTCGAGCTTGTGGCGCGCGATACACTGGCCGAAGAAGATCTTTTTTACAGTTATCGCCGCACGACGCTTCGCAAGGAGCCCGATTACGGTCGGCAGCTTTCGGCGATCATGTTGACAGAGGCGTAG
- a CDS encoding rhomboid family intramembrane serine protease — protein sequence MLPIKDNNPTTITPWVTYAIIAINVVVFLGTVTLDPRAATLVNLQYGAIPAVLFGHAELPPGFSPFPAGFGFLSIFSAMFMHGGWMHLGGNMLYLWIFGNNVEDSMGHFRFLIFYLACGIAAALGHGLLDTQSEIPMIGASGALAGVLGAYFLLYPKARVLVWFFWVFIFYVPAVVVLGFWFITQVINFGSGAGGGIAWVAHIAGFLAGVALIPLFKHRNVPLWHDGSPAPAFGIYRPGRKTRGSTSNIPPWAAAYEAERAAKRANMRRDQRGPWGKEGEERDASPWGRYQPKSSPKPKSKPSVGVPKVVRLHPDRNKDDT from the coding sequence ATGCTGCCGATCAAGGACAACAACCCGACCACCATCACGCCATGGGTCACCTATGCGATCATTGCGATCAATGTCGTGGTGTTTCTGGGGACCGTCACCCTTGATCCGCGCGCAGCCACGCTTGTGAACCTGCAATATGGTGCCATCCCGGCCGTGCTGTTTGGTCATGCCGAACTGCCACCGGGCTTTTCACCCTTCCCGGCCGGTTTCGGGTTCCTGTCGATCTTTTCGGCCATGTTCATGCATGGCGGCTGGATGCATCTGGGCGGTAATATGCTGTATCTCTGGATCTTCGGGAACAATGTCGAAGACTCGATGGGCCATTTCCGCTTTCTGATCTTTTATCTTGCCTGTGGCATTGCTGCAGCGCTTGGCCATGGCCTGCTTGATACCCAATCGGAAATCCCCATGATCGGCGCATCCGGTGCGCTGGCAGGCGTCTTGGGGGCGTATTTCCTGCTCTATCCCAAGGCCCGCGTGCTGGTGTGGTTCTTCTGGGTATTTATCTTCTATGTCCCGGCCGTGGTCGTGCTGGGCTTCTGGTTTATCACTCAGGTGATTAATTTCGGCAGTGGTGCGGGCGGCGGCATCGCATGGGTTGCCCATATTGCGGGTTTCCTTGCCGGGGTCGCCCTGATACCGCTGTTCAAGCATCGCAATGTGCCGCTGTGGCATGATGGTTCTCCCGCACCGGCCTTTGGCATCTATCGCCCGGGTCGTAAAACGCGTGGCAGCACATCGAACATCCCGCCCTGGGCGGCGGCCTATGAGGCAGAGCGTGCCGCCAAACGTGCCAATATGCGCCGTGATCAGCGTGGGCCTTGGGGAAAAGAGGGCGAGGAGCGCGATGCATCCCCATGGGGCCGCTATCAACCGAAATCGTCACCAAAACCAAAATCCAAACCATCGGTCGGCGTCCCGAAAGTTGTCCGCTTGCATCCGGACCGCAACAAGGACGATACTTAG
- a CDS encoding zinc-dependent alcohol dehydrogenase family protein has product MRAAYFTDYQGPIEVQNVADPTPQNGGVVIKVEATGLCRSDWHGWMGHDSDVQVPHVPGHEFAGTIVAVGKDIKRWQEGDRVTVPFVSGCGHCPECHSGNHQVCDHQFQPGFTGWGSFAEYVAIDYADTNLVRLPDEMDFATAASLGCRFATSFRGVIDQGKVSAGQIVAVHGAGGVGLSAIMIAAAAGAYVIAVDIDDTKLDFAKEIGANAALNARAIDDIPAAIKDITRGGAHVSVDALGSAVTCFNSVASLRKRGKHIQIGLMTGDHAHAKVPMDRVVAHELEILGSHGMQAFRYDAMLDMILSGKLAPQKLIADRVTLAEGATALMNMDSFSSTGVTVIDRF; this is encoded by the coding sequence ATGCGCGCAGCCTACTTCACCGACTATCAGGGCCCGATCGAGGTTCAGAATGTCGCCGATCCGACCCCGCAAAATGGCGGTGTGGTCATCAAGGTCGAGGCCACCGGCCTGTGTCGCAGTGACTGGCATGGCTGGATGGGCCATGATTCCGATGTGCAAGTCCCCCATGTGCCGGGCCACGAATTTGCCGGTACCATCGTTGCGGTCGGCAAGGACATCAAACGCTGGCAGGAAGGTGATCGTGTCACCGTCCCGTTCGTGTCGGGCTGCGGTCATTGCCCGGAATGCCATAGTGGCAATCATCAGGTCTGCGATCATCAATTCCAGCCGGGCTTTACCGGCTGGGGCAGCTTTGCCGAATATGTCGCGATTGATTACGCCGATACCAACCTTGTCCGCCTGCCCGATGAAATGGATTTCGCAACCGCGGCCAGCCTCGGCTGTCGCTTTGCCACCAGCTTCCGCGGCGTGATTGATCAGGGCAAGGTATCCGCCGGTCAAATCGTCGCCGTCCATGGTGCGGGTGGTGTTGGTCTGTCGGCGATCATGATTGCCGCGGCCGCCGGTGCCTATGTCATCGCGGTCGATATTGATGATACCAAGCTCGACTTCGCCAAGGAAATCGGTGCCAATGCAGCACTCAATGCACGCGCAATTGACGACATTCCGGCCGCGATCAAGGACATCACCCGGGGTGGTGCGCATGTGTCGGTTGATGCACTTGGAAGTGCCGTGACCTGCTTTAACTCGGTCGCATCCCTACGCAAACGCGGCAAACATATTCAGATCGGGCTGATGACCGGTGATCATGCCCATGCCAAGGTCCCGATGGATCGCGTTGTTGCCCATGAACTTGAAATTCTTGGCAGCCACGGTATGCAGGCATTTCGCTATGACGCGATGCTCGACATGATCCTGTCTGGCAAGCTTGCCCCGCAAAAGCTGATTGCAGATCGCGTCACCCTTGCCGAAGGCGCAACCGCACTTATGAATATGGACAGCTTCTCCTCGACCGGTGTCACCGTGATTGATCGGTTCTGA
- a CDS encoding DUF2478 domain-containing protein, which produces MLAGIAFQPKDPIDDLLARIADTMLANGKSVAGYVQKRRKDADCGTLVHVRNLRSGDEMPITKNRGKMAKGCKLDGDALSTLAAQLARDVEAGSDILIIARFGRSEAEGRGLRDVISRALDLEIPVLVGVRDEYRAAWDAFHGGYADALALSTQAIENWLSQTRADTLAV; this is translated from the coding sequence ATGCTGGCCGGTATTGCCTTTCAGCCCAAAGACCCGATTGATGATCTTCTGGCCCGGATTGCCGACACCATGTTGGCAAACGGCAAGTCGGTTGCAGGTTACGTTCAAAAGCGCCGCAAGGATGCCGATTGTGGCACACTGGTGCATGTCCGCAATCTGCGCAGTGGCGATGAAATGCCGATCACGAAAAACCGCGGCAAAATGGCCAAGGGCTGCAAGCTTGATGGCGATGCGCTGTCAACCTTGGCCGCGCAGCTTGCCCGCGATGTCGAAGCCGGTTCTGACATCCTCATCATTGCCCGCTTTGGCCGAAGCGAGGCCGAGGGCCGCGGACTTCGTGATGTGATTTCACGCGCGCTGGATCTGGAAATTCCGGTTCTGGTCGGGGTACGCGATGAATATCGCGCTGCGTGGGATGCCTTCCATGGCGGTTATGCCGATGCGCTCGCCCTTAGCACCCAAGCCATCGAAAACTGGCTGTCGCAAACGCGCGCAGATACGCTGGCCGTCTGA